In Calonectris borealis chromosome Z, bCalBor7.hap1.2, whole genome shotgun sequence, a single genomic region encodes these proteins:
- the C1QTNF3 gene encoding complement C1q tumor necrosis factor-related protein 3: protein MAEKDFISWHLLALFFLPFCLCQDEYMEVSRRSYKPVAKVLQSHHQTGHKGSRSREILKQRSQLIEWTVDNSTSTDQKVLRPEVDDVELTTSDRVQPPQTGPQNPDCSSCCRGDFGVRLYQGPPGPPGPPGMPGNHGNNGNNGATGQEGAKGEKGDRGDMGPRGERGHHGPKGEKGYPGIPPELQVAFMASMATHFSNQNSGIIFSSVETNVGNFFDVMTGRFGAPVNGVYFFTFNMMKHEDVEEVYVYLMHNGNTVFSLYSYESKGKADTSGNSAVLKLAKGDEVWLRMGNGALHGDHQRFSTFAGFLLFETK from the exons aTGGCAGAGAAGGATTTCATCAGTTGGCATCtactggctttattttttcttccattttgcctGTGTCAAGATGAATACATGGAGGTGAGCAGAAGATCTTATAAACCAGTGGCCAAAGTATTGCAAAGTCACCACCAGACTGGCCATAAAGGTTCCAGAAGCAGGGAAATATTGAAACAGCGGAGTCAACTTATAGAGTGGACTGTTGATAATAGCACTTCTACAGACCAAAAAGTCCTGAGACCAGAGGTAGATGATGTAGAACTGACTACCTCAGATAGAGTCCAG CCCCCACAAACCGGACCGCAAAATCCAGACTGTAGTTCCTGCTGCCGTGGTGACTTTGGAGTTCGACTCTACCAAGGGCCCCCAGGACCTCCCGGGCCCCCTGGGATGCCAG GAAATCATGGAAACAATGGAAATAATGGAGCAACTGGCCAGGAAGGAGCCAAAGGTGAGAAAGGAGACAGAGGAGATATGGGACCGAGGGGAGAGCGTGGCCATCATGGACCCAAAGGCGAGAAGGGTTATCCTGGgattcccccagagctgcag GTTGCATTCATGGCTTCCATGGCTACTCACTTCAGCAACCAGAACAGTGGGATCATCTTCAGTAGTGTCGAAACCAATGTTGGGAATTTTTTTGATGTCATGACTGGGAGATTTGGTGCTCCAGTGAATG GGGTGTATTTCTTCACCTTCAATATGATGAAGCATGAAGATGTGGAGGAAGTGTACGTGTACCTGATGCACAATGGTAATACAGTTTTCAGCTTATATAG CTATGAATCAAAAGGGAAAGCGGACACTTCAGGAAACAGCGCAGTGCTGAAACTTGCCAAGGGAGATGAAGTTTGGCTGCGAATGGGGAATGGAGCCCTCCACGGGGACCATCAACGCTTCTCTACCTTTGCAGGGTTTCTTCTTTTTGAAACcaagtaa